A genome region from Diorhabda carinulata isolate Delta chromosome 2, icDioCari1.1, whole genome shotgun sequence includes the following:
- the LOC130890957 gene encoding WD repeat-containing protein 43 gives MDSRFSEDGKYFARLSVDGKLKIWNACSNTFEQEFTPDFHLNSPCTCLHFIQNLSVKYKAGSPKKKKRRDSESNVNPKVLLGTTSGVLLLYSITNAGLECTLNSETNQSINCLSTVDSNVVYSGSDQDVLVWNLDKKKIINKWKVGNERVTAVLAIPDSNQLLTAVKNIKLWDTDAKEILRTFTGHKSEIMFLHYLIPQTKGDSYFISGSKGDRTLNCWSLNSSSSNKNATTTFLMEDIVQNISLNFDNNGATQIAVTVRTGVVHIYRHTLNGKSDKPLKPKTTIQVVSDTGQTAEMVTPIRIAGAFFIDNETICIGHGSEILLTFENISIITTKKLNCIVRQDPHKLKSSTQDHVTKIITPVINDSVHYLTPEMSSVSTAKRKSDGTLEVPMEKRLENLTLGKAEGNKVPKADNVAQLLIQGLHSKDKNILKTVLYQKDEEIIRNTVRRLPITTFVPFVQELTSYIQGKTLSSQIGSVWLKYILQIHAGILMSNPELPELLSSMLGSIQNRLSLWIPLNRLKGRLDLLLPQVTGLPQQDACENQIPLLVYNDRDTSDSEEEDIQMDGQSESESEWEEESDLEQMEENNIDEKLSESDDDAMSL, from the exons ATGGATTCTCGATTCAGTGAAGATGGCAAATATTTTGCTCGTTTATctgttgatggaaaattaaaaatatggaatgcGTGTTCTAATACGTTCGAACAAGAGTTTACACCTGATTTCCACTTAAATTCACCGTGTACTTGTTTACATTTCATTCAAAATCTTTCAGTTAAGTATAAG GCTGGTTCAcctaagaagaaaaaaagaagggaTTCTGAATCTAATGTTAATCCAAAAGTATTACTAGGAACTACTTCGggtgttttattattatattctataacAAATGCAGGATTGGAATGTACACTTAATAGTGAAACCAATCAGTCAATTAATTGTTTATCTACAGTTGATTCTAATGTTGTATATTCAGGTTCAGATCAGGATGTTTTGGTTTGGAACCTCGAcaagaagaaaattatcaa taagTGGAAAGTAGGAAATGAGAGAGTAACAGCCGTATTAGCAATTCCCGATAGTAACCAATTACTTACTgcagtaaaaaatataaaactatggGATACTGATGCAAAAGAAATACTTAGAACTTTTACAGGGCACAAAtcagaaattatgtttttacatTACTTGATTCCACAAACTAAAGGAGATTCCTACTTCATATCTGGTTCAAAG gGTGATAGGACCTTGAATTGTTGGAGTTTAAATAGCAGTTCGTCTAATAAAAATGCCACAACTACTTTTCTAATGGAagatattgttcaaaatatttcattaaattttgataataatggGGCTACTCAAATAGCAGTTACTGTAAGAACAGGAGTTGTTCATATCTACAGACATACTTTAAATGg aaAATCTGATAAACCTTTGAAACCAAAAACAACAATTCAAGTAGTCTCTGATACTGGTCAAACGGCTGAAATGGTAACACCTATTAGAATTGCAGGTGCATTTTTCATTGATAACGAAACAATATGTATAGGGCACGGTTCTGAGATTTTgttaacatttgaaaatatt tCTATAATAACTACAAAGAAACTTAATTGTATTGTACGACAAGATCCCCATAAATTAAAATCATCTACACAAGATcatgtaacaaaaataataactcCAGTTATAAACGACAGTGTCCATTATTTAACACCGGAAATGTCCTCTGTATCCACTGCTAAAAGGAAAAGTGATGGTACCTTGGAAGTACCTATGGAAAAAAGGTTGGAGAATCTTACCCTTGGTAAAGCAGAAGGAAATAAAGTACCCAAAGCAGATAACGTAGCTCAGTTATTAATACAAGGATTACACagtaaagataaaaatatacttaaaactGTGTTATATcaaaaagatgaagaaattattagGAATACAGTCAGGAGATTACCAATAACAACTTTTGTACCTTTTGTGCAGGAACTTACCAGCTATATACAGGGAAAAACTTTATC GAGTCAGATTGGATCAGTTTGGTTGAAATATATCTTGCAAATCCATGCTGGTATTTTGATGTCAAATCCCGAATTACCAGAATTGTTAAGTTCTATGTTAGGAAGCATACAAAATAGGTTAAGTTTATGGATTCCTTTAAACAGGTTGAAAGGACGGTTGGATTTGTTACTACCGCAGGTGACTGGTTTACCGCAACAAGATGCATGTGAAAATCAAATACCTTTACTTGTATACAACGATAGAG ATACCAGTGACtctgaagaagaagatattcAAATGGATGGTCAATCAGAAAGTGAGAGTGAATGGGAGGAAGAAAGTGACTTGGAacaaatggaagaaaataatatagatgAAAAACTTTCAGAATCTGATGATGATGCAATGtctttgtaa
- the LOC130890958 gene encoding PAXIP1-associated glutamate-rich protein 1, producing the protein MEDDWNIECSDDELKDSKGPWEPNPEEIDRLYTMLENGEMQELIWKCPGYRSPSPEATEEPDQEDDNKESEEPTDFDFMDEVSSPKLKIRNKGEETLKGSAKKKTTSLDSVLNNMRRHNLLPNKAKN; encoded by the exons ATGGAAGACGATTGGAATATTGAATGTTCAGATGACGAACTAAAAGATTCTAAAGGTCCTTGGGAACCTAATCCCGAAGAAATTGATAGATTATATACAATGTTGGAAAACGGAGAAATGCAAGAGTTAATTTGGAAGTGTCCTGGTTATCGTTCACCTTCTCCCGAAGCAACCGAAGAACCAGACCAGGAAGATGATAATAAAGA ATCTGAAGAACCAACAGATTTCGATTTTATGGATGAAGTTTCATCgccaaaattgaaaattagaaacaaagGCGAAGAAACGCTTAAAGGGAGTGCGAAAAAGAAGACGACGTCTTTAGATAGTGTTTTAAATAACATGCGGAGACATAATTTATTACCTAATAAagctaaaaattga
- the LOC130903768 gene encoding uncharacterized protein LOC130903768, translated as MASTKGNSNGVIQKYVIPCWSSVQLSVVAAFCLKIYYEQVVDKDVRHLAHISYLIMIANACAGLLRYTNDDTYCDLRILLDYAQLVLTLPLIVSEFLLKNDVAPPEISYIPAGIAFATLLMFIILEYKRQDLTDLNVITSLLCYIIVGCFYNLYAVLAGLNYAINYFFIKRKEGCCLKKANQFNLLMSSFAALSLLSLDPTLWEGYSEEEL; from the exons ATGGCTTCTACAAAAGGAAACTCTAATGGtgtaattcaaaaatatgttatacCGTGTTGGTCTTCAGTACAACTTTCCGTAGTCGCTGCTTTTTGCCTAAAAATTTATTACGAGCAAGTAGTCGATAAAGATGTCCGTCATTTGGCACACATCTCTTATCTTATCATGATTGCGAATGCTTGCGCTGGATTATTGAGATATA ctaatGATGACACATATTGTGACCTCCGTATATTACTAGACTATGCCCAACTGGTGCTAACTCTCCCGTTAATAGTATcggaatttttgttaaaaaatgatgTCGCTCCTCCAGAAATATCTTACATTCCTGCCGGTATCGCTTTCGCGACATTACTCATGTTCATCATACTTGAATATAAACGACAAGATTTAACAGATTTAAACGTTATAACGAGTCTGCTTTGTTATATTATTGTGGGATGTTTCTATAATCTTTATGCCGTTCTTGCTGGTTTGAACTatgctataaattatttttttatcaaaagaaaagaAGGATGTTGTCTAAAAAAAGcaaatcaattcaatttattaatgtCGTCTTTTGCTGCATTGTCTTTGTTATCTTTGGATCCCACCTTATGGGAAGGTTACAGTGAAGAAGAATTATAA
- the LOC130903869 gene encoding aspartate--tRNA ligase, mitochondrial yields MNVSKLYTKHIIFSTLVKYLKSDKLYFNKKINISRPYCNHSISVSYKDENCRKYTNRTHTCGGLRSTDVGENVVLCGWLEYQRMNKFLVLRDSYGHTQLLIRDDDLQTQKLLKNIPFESILEASGIVLSRPQEMINNNQLTGEIEVLINDLKILNKAEENLPFNIREFQKAKEPLRMQYRYLDLRFSRMQKNLRYRSNLLMRMRQFLCGNDFVDVETPTLFKATPGGAQEFIVPTRFPGQFYSLVQSPQQFKQILMAGAIDRYFQIARCYRDEGARSDRQPEFTQLDIEMSFTNIESVIKLVEDLFAYSLELKPKEIEFRKITYSEAMEIYGSDKPDLTFDHELRNCTNIIKKNESLIRNDDFGAYFINFPKELSILNKKIKETMENISKKFNNAKLMFDMVKNKEETINKLGKLLSKEIANEFFYVNNIQEESILFLAFGNKQEVLSLMGKIRIEYINLLESTGITVRHKGLHFLWVLDFPLFELSEEGTLKSAHHPFTSPHPEDMDLLQRDPLKMRALAYDLVLNGHEVGGGSIRIHDPKLQRTILHVLNIKPDTMEHMLDMLASGCPPHGGIALGLDRLLSVLLNTSSIRDVIAFPKNYEGRDPMSGAPSYISDNDKRLYYIRSIDQDGNTYNVK; encoded by the exons ATGAacgtttcaaaattatatactaaacatataattttttcaacgttGGTTAAATATCTGAAGAGTGATAAG TTATATTtcaacaagaaaataaatatttcgagaCCGTATTGTAATCACTCAATATCGGTGTCATATAAAGATGAAAACtgtagaaaatatacaaataggACACATACATGTGGTGGTTTAAGAAGCACAGATGTTGGCGAAAATGTAGTATTATGTGGTTGGTTGGAGTATCAAAGAATGAATAAATTTCTTGTTCTTCGGGATAGTTACGGGCATACTCAATTATTGATTAGGGATGAT GATTTACagactcaaaaactattaaaaaacattCCGTTTGAATCAATTCTAGAAGCATCTGGAATAGTATTGAGCAGACCACAagaaatgattaataataatcaacttacAGGTGAAATTGAAGTGCTAATAAATGATTTGAAA ATTCTTAATAAAGCGGAAGAGAATCTACCGTTTAATATAAGAGAATTCCAGAAGGCGAAAGAACCTTTAAGAATGCAATACAGGTATTTAGATCTTCGATTTTCACgtatgcaaaaaaatttaaggtACAGATCAAATTTACTAATGCGAATGAGACAATTTTTGTGCGGCAATGATTTTGTAGATGTCGAAACACCGACTTTATTCAAAGCAACTCCTGGG gGTGCTCAAGAATTTATAGTACCGACAAGATTTCCTGGTCAATTTTATTCTCTAGTCCAAAGTCCTCaacaattcaaacaaatattaatggCAGGTGCAATTGATAGGTATTTCCAAATTGCTAGATGTTATAGAGATGAAGGGGCTAGATCAGACAGACAACCGGAATTTACACAACTAGATATCGAAATGTCCTTCACTAATATCGAATCTGTTATCAAACTCGTAGAAGATTTATTCGCATACAGTTTAGAATTAAAACCAAAAGAAATTGAGTTTAGGAAAATAACTTACAGCGAAGCTATGGAAATATATGGATCTGATAAGCCTGATTTAACTTTTGACCATGAA ctGAGAAActgcacaaatattataaagaaaaatgaaagtttaatAAGAAATGATGATTTTGGAgcttattttattaatttcccGAAAGAATTGtcgattttaaataaaaaaatcaaagaaacaatggaaaatatttcaaagaaattcaaTAATGCTAAACTTATGTTTGATATGGTTAAAAATAAAGAGGAAACGATcaataaattaggaaaattgttatcaaaagaaatagcaaacgaatttttttatgtaaataatattcaagAAGAATCGATTCTATTTTTAGCTTTTGGAAATAAACAAGAAGTG ctgTCTTTAATGGGAAAAATCcgtattgaatatataaatcttCTAGAAAGTACTGGTATTACTGTAAGACATAAAGGCTTACACTTCTTATGGGTACTTGATTTTCCACTTTTCGAATTATCCGAAGAAGGAACTTTGAAATCAGCGCACCATCCATTCACATCTCCTCATCCGGAAGACATGGATTTATTACAGAGGGATCCATTAAAG atGAGGGCTCTAGCTTATGATCTAGTTCTTAACGGTCATGAAGTAGGAGGCGGTTCTATAAGAATCCACGATCCAAAATTACAACGTACTATTCTTCACGTGTTGAATATTAAACCGGATACCATGGAACATATGCTGGATATGTTGGCATCAGGTTGTCCACCTCATGGAGGTATAGCTCTCGGATTAGATAGATTATTAAGTGTTTTATTAAATACTAGCAGTATTAGAGACGTTATAGCGTTTCCTAAAAATTATGAAGGAAGAGATCCAATGAGCGGTGCTCCAAGTTATATATCAGATAACGATAAAAGATTGTACTATATAAGAAGCATTGATCAAGATGGAAATACATACAATGTAAaatag
- the LOC130904197 gene encoding protein CNPPD1, translating into MSKIFKDCGDKPYMFGDRNKYLSRITKSLYYGKLPATDCLSLPVTELAAEIFSEAQQGKSLDRLHYYKAADISRNACVAPCSLVLALLYLERLKTCNSQYLDRVAPSDLFLVSLMVSCKFLFDDGEGDEVFLDEWAISGNIPIKDLIKLEKEFLHAIKWNIFVSKSKFYEKLKEIESTLALKQGKQRNFFTYTELETLSSLVEIQKIIYCLITVSAVLALTYLAGVLTLVGSVYLTSQIPGTTLYNKIEGKVKEPLTQSRNDIWEPCLDLKTDIDNKLRAPRVIGMLKTSILLASIKTNDTYENKNFENISWDYWNNPVMDWLARTSELVSYFTVNPIFNVPNYLETTTTNLKRIKLEDQIHKATKTRIQDQMESSWHTEWIDSIKIGIYTESINF; encoded by the exons AtgtcgaaaatatttaaagattGTGGAGACAAACCATACATG TTTGGCGATAGAAACAAATATCTTTCGAGAATAACAAAATCTTTGTATTATGGAAAATTGCCCGCAACGGATTGTTTGAGTTTACCTGTAACAG agtTAGCGGCAGAAATATTTTCCGAAGCTCAACAAGGAAAATCTTTGGATAGATTACATTATTACAAAGCTGCTGATATATCTAGGAACGCTTGTGTGGCCCCGTGCTCTCTAGTATTAGCACTTCTTTATTTGGAGAGACTGAAAACGTGCAATTCACAATATCTTGATAGAGTTGCCCCTTCTGATTTGTTTCTTGTCTCATTG atggtttcttgtaaatttttatttgatgatgGTGAAGGTGATGAAGTATTTTTAGACGAATGGGCTATTTCAGGAAATATCCCAATAAAGGACTTGATAAAACTTGAAAAGGAGTTTTTACATGCTATA aaatggaATATCTTTGTTAGCAAATCGAAATTCtatgaaaaactaaaagaaattgaatCAACTTTGGCATTAAAGCAAGGAAAACAGcgaaattttttcacatatacaGAACTCGAAACTTTATCCTCTTTGgtggaaattcaaaaaataatttactgttTGATAACAGTTTCAGCTGTATTAGCTTTAACTTATCTAGCCGGAGTTTTAACTCTAGTTGGATCAGTTTATTTGACCAGTCAAATACCAGGAACtactttgtacaataaaatcGAAGGAAAAGTTAAAGAACCACTTACACAGTCAAGAAATGACATTTGGGAACCTTGTTTGGACTTAAAGACTGACATTGATAATAAATTGAGAGCCCCAAGGGTCATAGGAATGTTAAAAACGAGTATTTTATTGGCTTCCATTAAAACAAATGATACatacgaaaataagaattttgaaaacatttcttGGGACTATTGGAACAATCCAGTTATGGATTGGTTGGCTAGAACATCAGAACTCGTTTCTTATTTCACTGTTAATCCGATATTTAACGTACCCAATTATTTAGAAACTACTACAACTAATTTGAAACGCATTAAATTGGAGGATCAAATTCATAAAGCGACTAAAACCAGGATTCAAGATCAAATGGAATCTTCTTGGCATACCGAGTGGATAGATTCTATAAAGATTGGAATTTACACTGaaagtattaatttttga
- the LOC130890954 gene encoding adhesion G protein-coupled receptor L2-like — MNLLLIICLFCASSCVVGTKNVSNNRKLNEDDYYLNYDYEIDNNSVNLEPNPKSLVLPNHQNLQSKYTVDVLPNVELPDDSLADPDLRDHDFIDNIMYVYYGSHTRNNGTYGPEIIIIGSVLSCAAQLLTIFCVLLKKNQRGERMMTYIFFQILGTFCISNLIFMLGVYATKSATKCLIISLILYFLHLMTSVWLCLYCFYIYKRFSSGGIIKERHLKVKYFNIAAYDIPTFLTLATYFIAPNSYESRRFCFISVQKGMILNYMFPVSLLIFLTTIHSLSGIRKINMELCKLELNSSAESLNALRNELEMLKDRKDDCLDEEIISLRESKSCLKLLCLVQTGYDIVWFIVVLALENVNESSGMAIIYAITSCLLNWYIFIKRKSLMPTLSDLPDDIEEVIVQKDQLHIVTASANVSRRGSSDSIPLLNSDTCTEMRELRLDHISTITT; from the exons atgaatttattgttaataatttgtttgttttgtgcTAGTAGTTGTGTTGTAG GtacaaaaaatgtctcaaataaCCGCAAACTCAACGAAGACGACTActatttaaactatgattacgAAATCGACAACAATTCCGTTAATCTTGAACCGAATCCAAAATCTTTAGTTCTACCAAATCACCAAAACCTCCAATCGAAATATACGGTAGATGTTCTTCCCAACGTCGAACTTCCAGACGATTCCCTCGCTGATCCCGACCTAAGAGATCACGACTTCATCGACAATATAATGTACGTCTATTACGGATCTCATACTAGAAATAACGGAACGTACGGACCAGAAATTATAATCATAGGATCAGTGTTGAGCTGTGCTGCTCAATTACTTACTATTTTCTGCGTTTTGCTCAAGAAGAACCAGCGCGGGGAGAGAATGAtgacttatattttttttcaaatcttagGAACGTTCTGcatatcaaatttgatatttatgttggGAGTTTAT GCTACAAAAAGTGCAACAAAATGTCTAATAATATCactaattttgtactttttacaTCTTATGACTTCTGTTTGGCTGTGTCTCTATTGTTTTTACATATACAAAAGATTTTCATCCGGAGGTATTATAAAAGAAAGGCAtttaaaagttaaatatttcaatattgcCGCCTACGATATCCCTACTTTTTTAACATTG gcAACGTATTTTATCGCGCCTAATAGCTACGAATCGAGAAGATTTTGCTTCATTTCGGTACAAAAAGGAATGATCCTTAACTACATGTTTCCAGTTTccttattaatatttcttacgACGATACATTCTTTAAGCGGCATCAGAAAAATCAACATGGAATTATGTAAATTGGAATTAAACAGTTCCGCTGAATCTTTAAACGCCCTCAGAAACGAATTGGAAATGTTGAAAGATAGAAAAGACGATTGCCTGGACGAGGAAATAATAAGTTTGAGGGAATCGAAATCTTGCTTAAAATTACTTTGCCTCGTACAAACTGGATACGATATCGTTTGGTTTATTGTCGTTTTGGCGTTGGAGAACGTCAACGAGAGCAGCGGGATGGCCATTATATACGCAATTACGTCCTGTTTATTG aACTggtacatatttattaaaagaaagaGTCTAATGCCGACTCTTAGTGATCTTCCTGACGACATTGAAGAAGTTATTGTACAAAAAGATCAATTACACATCGTTACAGCTTCGGCGAATGTATCTAGAAGAGGTTCTTCGGATAGTATTCCTTTACTTAATTCTGACACTTGTACCGAAATGCGAGAATTAAGATTAGATCATATAAGTACAATAACTACATAG
- the LOC130904199 gene encoding autophagy protein 5, which translates to MANDREILREIWEGKLPICFRLDGEEVADVREPDPFYLMVPRLSYFPLVSDKVKRHFIKYVDNEKSEQEMWLEYNGQPLKWHYPIGVLYDLLFDKDELLPWNIIVHFDKFPESEIFRFSNKDMVESYFMSCLKEADVLKHRGQIAGSMQKKDHNQLWLGLQNDKFDQFWAVNRKLMEATNDYEHFKYIPYRCYFENGYKQKLTQPVTENGTKKTLQDLIHEIFPENTNVMIKTHGLIPPLDTPLQWLSEHLSYPDNFLHLCVVN; encoded by the exons ATGGCAAACGATAGAGAGATTCTCCGCGAAATTTGGGAAGGAAAATTGCCAATTTGCTTCCGTTTAGATGGCGAAGAGGTTGCCGATGTTCGAGAACCAGATCCATTTTATTTAATGGTTCCACGACTTAGTTATTTTCCGTTGGTTTCTGATAAAGTGAAAAGGCATTTTATTAAATACGTCGACAATGAAAAATCAGAACAAGAAATGTGGTTGGAATATAATGGTCAACCGTTGAAATGGCACTACCCGATAGGGGTGTTGTATGATCTTTTATTCGATAAAGATGAACTCTTGCCGTGGaatattattgttcattttgataaatttccaGAGTCGGAAATATTTCGGTTTAGCAATAA GGATATGGTGGAATCTTATTTTATGTCTTGTTTAAAAGAAGCCGATGTTTTGAAACACAGAGGACAAATAGCAGGAAGTATGCAAAAGAAGGATCACAATCAATTATGGCTTGGATTACAAAATG ataaatttgatCAGTTTTGGGCTGTAAATAGAAAACTAATGGAAGCAACAAACGATTATGAACATTTTAAGTATATTCCATACAGGTGTTATTTCGAAAATGGATATAAACAGAAATTAACACAACCAGTGACTGAAAATGGTACCAAAAAAACTCTACAGGAtctaatacatgaaatttttccagaaaatactaacg TAATGATAAAAACTCACGGATTAATTCCTCCCTTAGATACACCGTTGCAATGGCTTTCAGAACACCTAAGTTACCCAGATAATTTTCTACATTTGTGTgttgttaattga
- the LOC130904196 gene encoding protoporphyrinogen oxidase, which translates to MSAVILGGGLSGLSAAYYLLRKSPKYQIALLEASNRLGGWIKSNSVDNNIIFEEGPRTIRPHGPAASNTLSLIEDIGLIKDVIPIYSNHPAAKNRMIYVDKQLHFLPSSIEGLFKTLPPFSKPLVSFLLQDIFAVKKDVKDDSIYEFTKRRFGEEMADNLISAMICGICAGNSKEISVNFLMKTLFEYEQRYGNIYKGLLMNAFKRKNGNVLKGLALKAKKERWNVYSFKNGLESLTKALDCSIKNDVSIELNSKCNKLEISRDGVVVELESGKSLMAPKVISTISSESLGKLLESQHPELAMFLKRIKSVTVAVVNVYYNKPLLKHEGFGFLVPPKEKLPILGVTYDSSCFPKGDNTVLTVMMGGAWFEQLFGKHPDKERIFKIALEQLKLILGITETPVKFKVSILENCIPQYKVGHNENLGYINKYIDDKKLPLSLCGSSYYGVGVNDVILSAKNAVEKLFS; encoded by the coding sequence atgtcagCTGTAATATTAGGAGGTGGTTTATCAGGCCTTTCTGCCGCATATTATTTACTACGAAAAAGTCCAAAATATCAAATCGCATTATTAGAAGCTTCAAATCGTTTAGGAGGATGGATAAAGTCAAATTCTGTggacaataatataatttttgaagaaggaCCAAGAACAATAAGACCGCACGGACCAGCTGCTTCGAACACGTTATCGTTAATTGAGGATATTGGTTTGATAAAAGACGTTATTCCAATTTATTCAAACCACCCAGCAGCAAAAAATCGTATGATATATGTTGATAAACAACTACATTTTCTTCCATCTTCTATAGAAGGTTTGTTCAAAACTTTGCCACCTTTTAGTAAACCCTTGGTGAGTTTTTTACTACAAGACATATTTGCTGTTAAAAAAGACGTTAAGGATGATTCTATTTATGAATTTACTAAGAGAAGATTTGGAGAAGAGATGGCAGATAATTTAATAAGTGCTATGATATGTGGTATTTGTGCTGGAAACTCAAAGGAAATaagtgttaattttttaatgaaaactttatttgaatACGAACAACGATACGGAAATATCTATAAAGGATTATTGATGAAtgcatttaaaagaaaaaatggaaatgtttTAAAAGGATTGGCTCTAAAAGCAAAAAAAGAACGATGGAATgtttattctttcaaaaatgGACTAGAGAGTCTTACTAAAGCCCTTGATTGTTCTATAAAAAATGATGTTAGTATTGAATTGAATAGTAAAtgtaataaattagaaatatctAGAGATGGGGTTGTTGTAGAGCTGGAAAGTGGTAAATCACTTATGGCTCCTAAAGTAATTAGTACAATTTCTTCTGAAAGTTTAGGAAAATTATTAGAATCACAACATCCTGAGTTAGCAATGTTTTTAAAACGAATTAAAAGTGTAACAGTGGCAGTAGTGAATGTGTATTATAACAAACCATTATTAAAACATGAAGGTTTCGGGTTTCTTGTACCACCGAAAGAAAAATTACCGATATTGGGTGTTACTTATGACAGCAGTTGTTTTCCAAAAGGTGACAATACAGTGCTTACAGTTATGATGGGTGGAGCGTGGTTTGAACAACTTTTTGGTAAACATCCTGATAAGGAACGTATATTTAAAATTGCATTggaacaattaaaattaatattaggtATAACTGAGACACCGGTTAAATTTAAAGTGAGCATTTTAGAGAATTGCATTCCGCAATATAAAGTAGGACATAACGAAAATTTGggttatattaataaatacataGATGATAAAAAATTGCCTCTATCATTATGTGGGTCCTCTTACTATGGTGTTGGAGTCAATGATGTTATATTATCTGCAAAAAATGCTGTAGAAAAGTTGTTTTCGTAA
- the LOC130890959 gene encoding cyclin-C, which produces MAGNFWQSSHYQQWLLDKQDLIRERQHDLAILPEDEYQKIFIFFSSVIQTLGEQLKLRQQVIATATVYFKRFYARNSLKCIDPLLLAPTCIFLASKVEEFGVISNTRLITTCQTVIKNKFSYAYTQEFPYRTNHILECEFYLLENLDCCLIVYQPYRPLLQLVQDMGHEEQLLTLAWRIVNDSLRTDLCLLYPPYQIAIGCLQIACVILQKDHKSWFAELNVDIEKIQEIARYIINLFELWKTYDEKKEIQGLLAKMPKPKPAPQR; this is translated from the exons ATGGCTGGAAATTTTTGGCAAAGCTCTCATTa TCAACAATGGTTATTAGATAAACAAGATTTGATCAGGGAAAGACAACATGATTTAGCAATTTTACCCGAAgatgaataccaaaaaatattcattttcttttcaagtG ttatacAAACATTGGGAGAACAATTAAAACTTAGGCAACAAGTTATAGCAACAGCCACagtatattttaaaagattttatgCTAGGAATTCATTAAAATGTATCGATCCACTTTTATTAGCTCCTACTTGTATCTTTTTGGCATCAAAAGTAGAAGAATTCGGGGTTATATCTAATACAAGACTTATAACTACTTGTCAGACAGTCA ttaaaaataaatttagttacgCTTACACTCAAGAATTTCCTTATAGGACTAATCACATTTTAGAATGCGAGTTCTATCTTTTAGAAAACTTGGATTGTTGCTTAATAGTATACCAACCATATAGACCATTGTTACAATTAGTGCAAGATATGGGACATGAGGAACAATTGCTCACTCTAGCTTGGAGGATTGTGAACGATTCCCTAAGAACTGATCTTTGTTTACTTTATCCTCCCTATCAAATAGCAATAGGTTGCTTACAAATAGCTTGTGTTATTTTACAAAAAGATCACAAATCCTGGTTCGCGGAATTGAatgtagatattgaaaaaatacaagaaatagcGAGGTATATTATAAATCTGTTTGAATTGTGGAAAACTTATGATGAAAAAAAGGAGATACAAGGACTTTTAGCTAAAATGCCGAAACCAAAACCTGCCCCCCAaagatag